A region of the Chryseobacterium cucumeris genome:
TTTCTCTAATGACCCTGCAAACAACAGAAGTGTAATCTACATCAAAGGTAACGTAGACGCAAACGCTCCTGAGCCAAAAGTACTGACTCCTGCTGAGCAGAAAGAGGCTGCCAAAGCTGAGAAAAAAGCTGCAAAACTTGCAAAAAAGACTGCTGCAAAGTAAGCTCTACTCAAAAAAAATAAAAGAACCGTCTCTATTGAGGCGGTTTTTTTATTACATTTATGTTTGATTAGGTGGAAGATGATAGGTAATAGGTTGCAGTAAATGTATGGACGCTGATCATATATATGATTTAGGTTTTAGCTCCTTGGTTTTTTTTAAATGGCTGGGCTAAAGCCCACCCCTATTGAGTTTTAATAACATCTTTACTTTTATCTTTTTACTTTTATCTTTTTACTTTTATCTTTTTACTTTTATCTTTAAATAAAAAAATATGGACACCGACTTCTCAGATAACTTTAAGGTAAGTGGAAAATTTTCTATAAAAAAAGCATCAACATCTTATAATGGAAAGCTCACTAAAGAAGAAGGAGAGCAAATGCTGATTCAGGAGAAGGAAAAACTTCGTGAGCTGCAGGAAAAATTATATGCTGACGGAAGCCAGTCTTTGCTGGTGGTATTACAGGCTATGGATGCAGCAGGGAAAGACAGTATGATTGAGCATGTTTTCGGAGGAGTGAATCCTCAGGGATGTAATGTAACCAGTTTTAAAACACCCAGCTCGAAAGAATATTCTCATGATTTTTTATGGAGGCATTATCTGGCACTGCCACAGAAAGGAATGATCGGGATTTTCAACCGTTCTCATTATGAAAGTGTTTTGGTTTGTAAAGTACATCCTGAATATAATCTGAGTGAAAAGACATGGTCTTCCGTAAAAGATTTTGACAGCAAATTCTGGGAAAACAGGTATGAGAGCATCCGCAATTTTGAAAAGCACCTTTCACAGAATGGAACTACTATTGTGAAGATATTTTTACATGTTTCTAAGGATGAACAGAAACAAAGACTTCTGGACAGAATTGATGAACAGGAAAAAAACTGGAAATTCTCAGCCGGAGATCTTCCTGAAAGAGCGTTGTTTGGCCAATATATGGAAGCTTATGAGGAAGCCATCAATGAAACATCAAAAGATTATGCTCCATGGTATGTAATCCCGGCAGACAGTAAATGGTTTGCAAGAGTAGCAGCTATTCAGATTATTATTGATACCCTGGAGAAAATGAATCTCAAATATCCTACTCTTTCCGATAAGGACAGACAGGAATTACAGGAATCCAAAAGACAATTGGAAAGTGAATAAAATAGGGTTGGATGGTGGAAGCGTGAAGACGGAGATTTAAAATCATTACGTTTTGAGAAACTTCATTCTTCAAGCCTATGACTTCCAGCTTAAAAAAAACCACGAGAAAATCTGTAAGCCGGATTCTGTACTTCCGAAGAAGTGCCTGTTATTTATCTACGTATTACATTGCTGCAATACTTGAGCTGATTACCCCTCGGCTTTCAGGACGAGCCGCCCCTATTTTCATTGCTGAAAAGAACCGATATACTTATCATTGCACCGCAAAGAGTTTACCTGGTTTCACTACAGCCGAACTGTACCTGCTTTCTGTTGCACTTGTCCTACCCTCACGGGTGACGGATGTTATCCGCTTTGCTGCTCTATGGTGTCCGGACTTTCCTACCTCCTGTAAACAGGAAATCAACAAGCCGATTTTCTCGCAGATGCAAAGGTACACAAATTTTGTGGTAAAAAGGCAAAACGGTAAAATGGCTAAATGGTGTTAGTGCTGCGTAAACGATATGGATGTATCAATATTATTCTTGCATTTTTTTACCTTTTTACTATTTTACATGATAATTTTCCCCTAATTACCAGTTTATTATTATCTTCGTGCCATTATATATCTATGGATTCCAGAGAAAAAGAATTTGCGCAGCTTATCAAAGATAATCAGGGACTGATTATTAAAGTATCGCGTTTGTATACCAATTCTCTGGAAGATGAAGAGGATCTTTTCCAGGAAATCGTGTTACAGCTCTGGAGAAGTTATGATTCTTTCAAAGGAAACTCTAAAATTTCCACATGGATGTACCGTGTAGCGCTCAATACAGCCATTACCCTCTTTAGAAAAAAAAGCAAAAGCCTTCCTACCAATGAGCTTGATATCAACCACAGAGATTTTGTGGAAGATGATGACGAAAAACAACAGCAGGTATCACTTTTGTATACGGTAATCAAGACTCTTCCTAATGTAGAAAGAGCCATTGTCATGATGTATCTTGACGATCTGCCTTACAAGGACATTGCAGAAAACCTCGGAATCACTGAAGTTAATGCACGTGTAAAAATGAACAGATTAAAGAAAACCCTTAAAGAACAGATGGAAAAATATGCCTGAATTTGATTTAGATAGCTTTAAGAAAACATGGCAGGAACAACCTGTCCAGCCTAAATATGACAACAAGGAGATTCTTCAGATGTTGAATAGAAAATCACGTAATTATGTGAAGTATATTTTCTGGATCAGCGTTATTGAATTCCTGTTCTTTTCTGTATTTGGGTTGTTCTACTTTTTTCAGGAAGAAGAGTCGGAAAGTTTTCGTAAAATGCTGACAAGATTGGGTGCGCAGGAAGCTCCTGAAGTAGAAAGCAACTTCGGCCATGCCTATCTGGCTATAAAAATCTTAAGCTTGTTGATTACAGCTTATTTCGTCTTGAAATTCTATCAGAATTACCGGAAAATAAAGATCGAGGAAAATCTGAAAGGGCTTATCACACGAATCATCAAGTTCAAAAGAACGGTGAATGCCTTTATTCTGATCAGCATTGTATTGCTGCTGCTATTCACTTTTGTGCTGATCGCTTTTATATTATATATATTAGATTCCCAGAATATACAGCCTACCAGCTCCAGTCTCACCATCATTATTGTTGGAATTACTGTCAGCACACTACTGGCAATCTCTATGATCTGGGTTTATTACAGACTGGTATATGGTACTATTATTAAAAAGCTTGATAAAAATCTGAAGCAGCTTAAAGAGATAGATTCTCAGGAAAATTAATATACATAGGCATAGTTCGGGATATAATCATTAATTTTATTCCACCAAATCTTAAACTATGCCCTTATCTTATGTGTATGGAACTTCTGACGTTTCATTATTAGGACAGACCATCGGAGCCAATCTTAAAAGTACTGTCGAAAAATACCCTCACCAGGAAGCACTTGTCTGCGTTCATCAGAATTACAGAGCGACTTATCAGGAATTTTACAATCAGACCACAGCTGTTGCAAAAGCTTTATTGTTTTTAGGAGCAAAAGCAGGTGACAGAATCGGGATCTGGTCTTCCAACCGTTATGAGTGGGTACTTTTACAGTATGCCACTGCCAGGATAGGAACTATTTTAGTGAATATCAATCCGGCTTACAGAACTCATGAACTGACCTATGTACTCAATCAGTCCGAAGTTCGTTTTATTTTTTCTTCTTTAAGCTTTAAAACCAGCAATTATAAAGAAATGGTTGAATATGCAAAAGAAGTTTGTCCAACCCTGGAGCATGAAATATTCTTTGATGAAAACTGGGAATATTTTGTGAATAACGGCCAGGAAATTTCAGACGAAGTACTTCACAGTTTTGAAGAACATGTACAGTTTGACGATCCTGTTAATATCCAATATACTTCCGGAACAACCGGTTTCCCGAAAGGGGTTACTCTTTCTCATCATAACATTCTCAATAACGGTTATTTTATAGGGATCCGATTGAAATATACTGAGAAAGACCGCGTCTGCATTCCAGTGCCCTTCTACCACTGTTTTGGGATGGTTATCGGAAATATGTGCTGCACAGCTCACGGGGCCTGTATGGTAATTCCGAATGACAGCTTTGATCCGGAGATTACTTTAAAAGCTGTTTCAGACGAAAAATGCACTTCTTTGTATGGCGTGCCCACCATGTTTATTGCGGAACTGGCAGTAAAAGATTTTGACAGCTATGATTTTTCAAGTTTAAGGACAGGTGTTATGGCTGGTTCCGTATGCCCTCCGGAGATTATGAAAAAAGTGGAAAGCCTTATGAATATTAAAGAAATGAGCATCTGCTATGGGATGACGGAAACTTCACCAGTATCTACTCAGACTTTAATAGGAACACCGCTGGAAAAACAGGTCAGCACTGTAGGAACTGTTCAGGATCACCTTGAGATCAAAATCATTGATGAAAACGGAAGGACTTTAAAACGTGGAGAGCATGGTGAACTTTGTACCAGAGGATATTCTGTGATGCTGAAATACTGGAATGATCCTGAAAATACAAAGAAAGTACTGGATGATGCCCGCTGGATGCATACCGGAGATATGGCTGTAATGGACCAAGACGGTTATATTACTATTTCAGGAAGGATAAAAGACCTCATCATCCGTGGTGGAGAAAATATTTCGCCTAAAGAAATTGAAGACTTTTTATATACGTATACCAACATTCTGGATGTTCAGATCATTGGTGTTCCGAGTGAGAAATTCGGGGAAGAAGTAATGGCCTGGATAAAGGTGAGAAAAGGATTTACCATCACGGCAGAAGAACTTCAGGAATACTGCAAAGGAAGGATAGCCCATTATAAAGTTCCGAAATACTGGAAATTTGTAGATGAATTCCCAATGACCATTTCCGGAAAAATAAGAAAGGTGGAAATGAGGGAAATTTCAATGAGGGAGCTGGGACTGGAACACGTAAAGCAGGGCTAAATTAAAAAACAAAAAGCATTTCAGACTGAAATGCTTTTTTTATATTTTAAAGTTCTTTTCTTAATCTTGCGACAGGAATATTGAGCTGTTCACGATATTTTGCAATCGTTCTTCTGGCAATATTATAGCCCTGCTCTTTCAGGATCACCACCAACGCATCATCTGTAAGCGGCTTTCTTTTATTCTCTTTACTGATCACTTCCTGCAGATGGGTTTTGATCTCTTTGGTAGAAACTTCTTCTCCATCGTCATTGGTTAAACTGTCTGAGAACAGATCTTTAAGGTATACAATCCCGTTCGGTGTATCTGCATATTTGCTTTTTACCACCCTTGAAATCGTAGAGATATCAAAACCTGTAATATCAGCAACATCTTTTAAGATCATTGGTTTCAGGGACTTTTCGTCACCTGTAATGAAATAATCTTTCTGGAACTTTACAATCGCTGTAATCGTTTGTAATAAGGTATTTTGACGTTGATTAATCGCATCAATATACCATTTTGCAGCATCCAGTTTTTGCTTGATAAATAAAGCAGCCTGTTTGTGTTCCGATGAGTTTTTATCATGGGAATAGGTTGTCAGGATATCTTTATATTCTTCAGACACTCTTAAAGTAGGCGCATTTTTGCTGTTCAGCATAGGAATTACCTGTCCGTCTTTCACCTGAATTACAAAATCCGGAATAATTTCCTGATTGATCGTAATCGTCTGGGTATCAAAGTTTCCTCCAACCTTCGGAGATAATTTTGAGATTTCATCCAGCGCATCTTTCAGATCATCTTCTTCAATATCATATTTCTGAATGATCTTGTTATAGTGCTTATTGGTTAAGGCATCAAACTGATGTCTTAAGATATTGGCAGCCAAAGAAACAGCTTTATCAGAGCTTACTTTCTTTTCGATCTGCAGTAAAAGACACTCCTGAAGGCCTCTTGCTCCCACTCCCGGCGGATCCAGCTTCTGCACATAGTTTTCAAGGATATCCTCCACTCTTTCTTTAGTGGTATAGATTCCCTGTGAGAAGGCAAGATCATCAACAATTGATTTGATCTCTCTTCTCAGGTATCCGTCTGTATCTAAATTTCCGATAAGGTATTCTGCAATCTTAAGATCTTCCTCACCGATATTCACCAGGTGAATCTGTTCTGTAAGATAATCATATAAGGACTGTCCTTCCGTTAAAAGACTCTCGTTATCAAATTCTTCATCATCCGGAGAATAGTTGCTGGATGCGGTTTTATAGCTGGGTTCATCGTCATAGATATATTCGTTGACGTCGAAATCTGTCTCAATGCTGTCTGTACCCTCATCCTGATAAGCGTCTTCAAGGGAAGAATAGTCATCTTCCTTAGAATCTTCTTTTGCAATTTCCAAAGCTGGGTTTTCTTCCAACTCCCTCTCCAACTCCTCTTCAAATTCAAGAGTATGAAGCTGAATAAGCTTCATCAACTGAATCTGCTGAGGGGCCAGCTTCTGTCCTAATTTGAGTTGTAAGTGTTGTTTAAGCATATTCTTATTTGGCGTTTTAACATAACATATTCTACGAATTTAATAAATTTATTTGATAAAAAACATATTTAGCATGATTTTTGCATTACTTGTCCTAATATAATAAACTATTAAAGAATAAAAAAAGCCTTAACTTGTGATTAAGGCTTTTTTTATTGTTCTAGAATTCAGCACTTTTGGGTGTTCTAGGGAAAGGAATTACGTCTCTGATATTCGTCATTCCTGTTACGAAAAGAACCAATCTTTCCAATCCTAAACCGAAGCCTGCATGCGGCACAGAACCGAATTTTCTGGTATCAAGATACCACCAAAGTTCATGCTCATCTACGTGCATATCTGCCATTTTCTGTTTTAAGACATCTAATCTTGCCTCTCTCTCAGATCCTCCGATGATTTCACCGATACCAGGGAAAAGAACATCCATAGCAGCAACGGTTTTGTTGTCATCGTTCAGTTTCATATAGAAAGCTTTGATTTCTTTCGGATAGTCAAATAATACTACCGGGCTTTCAAAGTGTTTTTCAACAAGATATCTTTCATGCTCAGACTGAAGGTCTGTTCCCCATTTTTCAACAGGGTACACAAATTTTCCTTTTTTATTTTCTTTAGAGTTCAATAAAATTTCGATTGCTTCTGTATAGCTTACACGCTTGAAACGCTTCGCTACCACATTCTGAAGTTTTTCGATAAGACCTTCTTTTGCTCTTTCTTTTTCCGGTTTTGTCTTTTGTTCTTCTGTAAAACGGTTATCCAGGAACTCAAGATCATCTTTGCAGTTATCCAATACATACTGGATCACATATTTTAAGAAATCTTCCGCAAGGTCGATGTTATCTTCAAGGTTGTTGAATGCCACTTCCGGCTCAATCATCCAGAACTCGGCAAGGTGTCTTGTCGTGTTGGAATTTTCAGCACGGAAAGTAGGTCCGAATGTATAAATTCTTCCCAATCCCATAGCTGCAGTTTCTCCTTCCAACTGTCCTGAAACGGTAAGGTTTGTTTTTTTACCGAAGAAATCCTGTGCAAAATCAATTTCACCTTCTTCAGTTTTCGGCATATTGTTCAGATCAAAGTTGGTTACCCCAAACATTTCACCTGCTCCTTCTGCATCTGCTCCTGTAATTACCGGTGTGTTGATATAGAAAAACTGATTCTGGTTGAAGAATGAGTGAACAGCAAAACTTACTGCATGACGCACTCTGAACACCGCTCCGAAAAGGTTTGTTCTGAATCTTAAGTGAGCCTGCTCACGAAGTTTCTCAAGACTGTGTTTCTTAGGCTGAAGAATTGTACTCTGAAGTTCTTCTGTAAAGTTATCTCCTAAAATAATGATCTTTTTAGCAATAATTTCCACAGATTGTCCTGCTCCCTGGCTTTCCACCACTTCTCCTACCACTTTCAGGGAAGAAGCCGTACTGATATTTTTGATGATTGCTTCATCAAAATTTTCGAAATCAACAACTATCTGCAAATTATTAATCGTAGAACCATCATTAAGCGCAATAAAGCGATTAGCACGGAAGGATCTTACCCATCCGTAAACAGTAATGTCATGATGTAATACTTTCTTGTAATCCTTTAGGATTTCTTTGATCGTTTGCTTTTTCATTTGTTGATGATAAATTTTTTATATAAAAATTAATGTCTGCAAAGTTACAAAAAAACAGCGCAACTTGATGATTGCGCTGTCTTTAAAAATCATTTAACTGGTATTTAAACTCTCAGTTCAGGAAATTCACCTTTTCTTCTTCGGACTCTTCTGCATTTTCAGGTACATTTCCACTCAATATTATCCTGAACTTCAATAAAATCCGGAATACCCGGAATGAACACTTACACGATCACTTTTAAAAAGAATAAAATATGATTTTATTCTGAGTTTTCATGGAATTAGTTATTGAAATGGTTATTAGTTTTTAGATGATACGTTCGTGGTCATTACCGGGGCTTACATCCATTTTTAGACTATACTATACTTTTAAACTGTGGCGGATTCACCGGATTTATACTGTTTAATGATTTTTAAATAATCACTACACTTTATATTCTAAATTTCTAAACAAGTACTTCATTATTTACATTTAATTTTCTGGTTATTATTTCTGTTTTTACCCTCATTTGTTATTCTTTTTCTGATACAATTCCAGACCTGGATTTTAAATAATCAGGAGTTTGAAACTGATATCTTGTATTGTGCACATACAAAATAAATGATTGTGTTTTTACCTGAAGCAAAGATGCAGGAAGTGAAATAATGATACAAGGGAATGGTTTATAGATTCATAAATTTATATACCTAAAATCATGAATCTATAAATAATATTAAACTGAAAATCAATCGATTAAATTAATCCAAAGACATATTTTCAATTTCTTTCAGGTAGATAGAAAGTGGTGTTCCGGTTCTTTTTTTGAAGGCTAAAGTGAAAGCCTGTTCATTATTATATCCTAATTCTTCGGCGATAAAAGGAATTTTATAAGACCTGAATTTTTTGTCATTGGCCAGTCTGCTGATGGCATAATCAATACGAAGATCATTGAGATAGGTTGCAAAGTTTTTCCCTTTGTAAGTATTGATAATTTCTGACAGATATTTTGAGTTTGTTTTTATTTTTTTGGCCAGACTTCCCAACGTGATTCCTTTATTCAAAAACTGATCTTTGCTTTCAAATATCTCAAGTTCATGTAAAATATTCCTGGCAATATCTTCAGAAATAGTTCTTGATGTTTTATCTTCTGTATTTTCTGTGAGAAGAGGTTCTGATGAAATTTCCTTTTTAATTTCCCCGTCACTTTTTCTCCCTACCCTGTTTTCATTAACGGATTGAATAAGATCCTGAGCGATCTTTTTATAGTTCTTTTCAGATTTTTTATATTTAAAATAAACGTTGATAAACAGCAAATGCGAAATCAACAAAAGGCTCAACACAATATAAAAGAGGCTTTTTCTTTTTGTAAGTTCATTGGTAATATCCTCTTTCTCCTGCTGCAGTTCCGGAGTATCATATCTTCTGGGAAGCTCTCTGGAAATATACCTGAACTGTGTATACAGTACCTGATCCACCTTTAAAAACCGGTCCACATAATACAGCTGCTTTTCTATATCATTATTTTCTTTATAATGATCAATGAGGTAAGTATATACATCTCTCAGCTCGGGATAAATATAATTCGTTTTAAGAACCAAAGAATCGATCCTGTGGAAAAAGCCTGCTGCTTTTTCTTTTTCCTGAAGTCCGGCATAGGATTTTCCCAGGTATAAAAGAGTGTAATTCTGGTCTCTTTTATCATTAGTATTTGTAAAGAAATATTTTTCGCACTCCAATAAGGCGTTAATTGCTTTCTGATAATTTTTCAAATGCAGATGGTAAGATCCCAGCAGCCCAAGATTCTGGTAATATCGGTAAAGATTTTTATTTTTTCTGGAATCCAGTAAGCCTTCCTGTATCAATGTATAAGCAGAATCCATTTTATTGATCTCTATATAGGCGTCTGCCAGATTCAACTTAAGAGATTTCTGTTCATCTTCATTCATATAATCGGTATCATACGCATAATGTCTTAAAACTTTAGCTGTCTCAGCGTGTTTACCAATATAATTATTAAGGGAGGCAATACTGATATGTGCCATGGCAATCTGCCTTTTATTTCCTTTTTCTTTTGCATATTTCAGACCTAAAATATAATTGTTCAATGCAGCCTGAAGATTATCATTTCTGAAATACAGATTCCCTTTTAAAAGATAAATTCTGGCCGGATATATATTTTCTTTGGAATTCCTGGTGATCTGTTGTAAGCTGTCAAGATATTTTAATGCAATGGGCAGAGTTTCACCAAAATGGAGCATAACATATCCTTCAGCAATCTGAATCGTATTTTTTTCAGATTTTGCTTTTTTAAGATAGCTTTCTGCAATGCTTTTACTGTTCACATCCCCGACATGGCTGTAGAATTCTTTTT
Encoded here:
- a CDS encoding polyphosphate kinase 2 family protein — translated: MDTDFSDNFKVSGKFSIKKASTSYNGKLTKEEGEQMLIQEKEKLRELQEKLYADGSQSLLVVLQAMDAAGKDSMIEHVFGGVNPQGCNVTSFKTPSSKEYSHDFLWRHYLALPQKGMIGIFNRSHYESVLVCKVHPEYNLSEKTWSSVKDFDSKFWENRYESIRNFEKHLSQNGTTIVKIFLHVSKDEQKQRLLDRIDEQEKNWKFSAGDLPERALFGQYMEAYEEAINETSKDYAPWYVIPADSKWFARVAAIQIIIDTLEKMNLKYPTLSDKDRQELQESKRQLESE
- a CDS encoding RNA polymerase sigma factor — translated: MDSREKEFAQLIKDNQGLIIKVSRLYTNSLEDEEDLFQEIVLQLWRSYDSFKGNSKISTWMYRVALNTAITLFRKKSKSLPTNELDINHRDFVEDDDEKQQQVSLLYTVIKTLPNVERAIVMMYLDDLPYKDIAENLGITEVNARVKMNRLKKTLKEQMEKYA
- a CDS encoding beta-carotene 15,15'-monooxygenase translates to MPEFDLDSFKKTWQEQPVQPKYDNKEILQMLNRKSRNYVKYIFWISVIEFLFFSVFGLFYFFQEEESESFRKMLTRLGAQEAPEVESNFGHAYLAIKILSLLITAYFVLKFYQNYRKIKIEENLKGLITRIIKFKRTVNAFILISIVLLLLFTFVLIAFILYILDSQNIQPTSSSLTIIIVGITVSTLLAISMIWVYYRLVYGTIIKKLDKNLKQLKEIDSQEN
- a CDS encoding AMP-binding protein: MPLSYVYGTSDVSLLGQTIGANLKSTVEKYPHQEALVCVHQNYRATYQEFYNQTTAVAKALLFLGAKAGDRIGIWSSNRYEWVLLQYATARIGTILVNINPAYRTHELTYVLNQSEVRFIFSSLSFKTSNYKEMVEYAKEVCPTLEHEIFFDENWEYFVNNGQEISDEVLHSFEEHVQFDDPVNIQYTSGTTGFPKGVTLSHHNILNNGYFIGIRLKYTEKDRVCIPVPFYHCFGMVIGNMCCTAHGACMVIPNDSFDPEITLKAVSDEKCTSLYGVPTMFIAELAVKDFDSYDFSSLRTGVMAGSVCPPEIMKKVESLMNIKEMSICYGMTETSPVSTQTLIGTPLEKQVSTVGTVQDHLEIKIIDENGRTLKRGEHGELCTRGYSVMLKYWNDPENTKKVLDDARWMHTGDMAVMDQDGYITISGRIKDLIIRGGENISPKEIEDFLYTYTNILDVQIIGVPSEKFGEEVMAWIKVRKGFTITAEELQEYCKGRIAHYKVPKYWKFVDEFPMTISGKIRKVEMREISMRELGLEHVKQG
- the rpoN gene encoding RNA polymerase factor sigma-54 — encoded protein: MLKQHLQLKLGQKLAPQQIQLMKLIQLHTLEFEEELERELEENPALEIAKEDSKEDDYSSLEDAYQDEGTDSIETDFDVNEYIYDDEPSYKTASSNYSPDDEEFDNESLLTEGQSLYDYLTEQIHLVNIGEEDLKIAEYLIGNLDTDGYLRREIKSIVDDLAFSQGIYTTKERVEDILENYVQKLDPPGVGARGLQECLLLQIEKKVSSDKAVSLAANILRHQFDALTNKHYNKIIQKYDIEEDDLKDALDEISKLSPKVGGNFDTQTITINQEIIPDFVIQVKDGQVIPMLNSKNAPTLRVSEEYKDILTTYSHDKNSSEHKQAALFIKQKLDAAKWYIDAINQRQNTLLQTITAIVKFQKDYFITGDEKSLKPMILKDVADITGFDISTISRVVKSKYADTPNGIVYLKDLFSDSLTNDDGEEVSTKEIKTHLQEVISKENKRKPLTDDALVVILKEQGYNIARRTIAKYREQLNIPVARLRKEL
- the asnS gene encoding asparagine--tRNA ligase; its protein translation is MKKQTIKEILKDYKKVLHHDITVYGWVRSFRANRFIALNDGSTINNLQIVVDFENFDEAIIKNISTASSLKVVGEVVESQGAGQSVEIIAKKIIILGDNFTEELQSTILQPKKHSLEKLREQAHLRFRTNLFGAVFRVRHAVSFAVHSFFNQNQFFYINTPVITGADAEGAGEMFGVTNFDLNNMPKTEEGEIDFAQDFFGKKTNLTVSGQLEGETAAMGLGRIYTFGPTFRAENSNTTRHLAEFWMIEPEVAFNNLEDNIDLAEDFLKYVIQYVLDNCKDDLEFLDNRFTEEQKTKPEKERAKEGLIEKLQNVVAKRFKRVSYTEAIEILLNSKENKKGKFVYPVEKWGTDLQSEHERYLVEKHFESPVVLFDYPKEIKAFYMKLNDDNKTVAAMDVLFPGIGEIIGGSEREARLDVLKQKMADMHVDEHELWWYLDTRKFGSVPHAGFGLGLERLVLFVTGMTNIRDVIPFPRTPKSAEF
- a CDS encoding helix-turn-helix domain-containing protein, with the protein product MLLVIGNVFFHAQTNNAEKNIPEKRSYDKLEKEFYSHVGDVNSKSIAESYLKKAKSEKNTIQIAEGYVMLHFGETLPIALKYLDSLQQITRNSKENIYPARIYLLKGNLYFRNDNLQAALNNYILGLKYAKEKGNKRQIAMAHISIASLNNYIGKHAETAKVLRHYAYDTDYMNEDEQKSLKLNLADAYIEINKMDSAYTLIQEGLLDSRKNKNLYRYYQNLGLLGSYHLHLKNYQKAINALLECEKYFFTNTNDKRDQNYTLLYLGKSYAGLQEKEKAAGFFHRIDSLVLKTNYIYPELRDVYTYLIDHYKENNDIEKQLYYVDRFLKVDQVLYTQFRYISRELPRRYDTPELQQEKEDITNELTKRKSLFYIVLSLLLISHLLFINVYFKYKKSEKNYKKIAQDLIQSVNENRVGRKSDGEIKKEISSEPLLTENTEDKTSRTISEDIARNILHELEIFESKDQFLNKGITLGSLAKKIKTNSKYLSEIINTYKGKNFATYLNDLRIDYAISRLANDKKFRSYKIPFIAEELGYNNEQAFTLAFKKRTGTPLSIYLKEIENMSLD